In the Triplophysa dalaica isolate WHDGS20190420 chromosome 8, ASM1584641v1, whole genome shotgun sequence genome, AGTAGTCCGACGAGCGTCTGTCCGCTCGCTGCCGCAACAACCGCTGAACGCAATCAAAGCCGCTTACAGCAACGCACCACTCACCGGAAGTCTCACGATGTTTGGGAACTTTTGTGTACTACCTACGTAGACAACATTATGTTGTGCGTTTGGCAAGGCGATTAAAACGCCTCCGAATACTAGGGTTGTTCGACTAGATGCGGCGTCGCAACTCGCAAGATCCGACAGTCGATGTCATCGAAATACCGCGAGAGCAAACTTTTTATGGTTtttcgaatcgctctcgcggtaatTTGATGTCATCCTGTCGGATCTTTCGGCGAAGTCGAACAAGCCTACTGTCTAGGTAGGCAGTTTACTAGATTTTGAGACACAGATTTAATCTCACTGACAGCAAATAAACCGATACAACAAGTATTTCTGCATTTCTTAGAAATAGCCTACATGATCGTATCTGTGTAGCAGACACAGTCTATGCGaacataagtaaataaatgtatgtatttaagCGGAATATAGAACTAGTATTTGACCCTAACACCATGTACAGTAAGTTTCTGAAAATGTACTAAAAATAGTTTGTTGCTGTTCATACAGATTGTAAGGGCTTCATTTTAAGTAATCATAAAACGATTATGTGATTTCACCCACAGATAACATATCACCCCTCTGTCCTTGCTGGTTAAGTGATctctttaatttattaataatttaaattgaatccaaaagggcaatataattaattaaatagttGACTTAATGCTACACACGTGTAGtaaatctatataatatacatgtaataatttaaaaggcAATCCTAGACTATCACAGATGGTTGTGGTAGGGGAGCTGAATCatcttaacattttaacaatggAAAATCGAATAATAGATAATAAATACCGCATGATCTCACTTTAAATGTCCATATCCTTCTTATCTGCACCCCTGACCGGAGCTATTAtgacattaaatgaaatattatacTTATGTGCCAGTATAGACGCTATAAGTCTGTCCTTTAGGAATCAgacataaattgttttttttttatattttgatacagttttgtgtttttttgtcaattaTTTGAAACGTTACACGATGCTACTAATATGCAATCCATTTTATAATACCATCCGTTAATGCCCCCTGCAGGGCAACATTGGTCACTGCATATCGTTCACAATACTCCAAATTGGAGTTTTGAAGTAGACCAAAACAGGGAATtagattattaaaatgtaaatgtactcttTCCATACTGAATATGATTAATCTCTTACTCTTAAACGATTTAAAATCCTTTAAGAAGTGTTGCTGAACCACACGTGAAAGGCCAGTAGAGGGCCTCTAGCCTTGACTTGCAAAAGCGGTGATCATTACATCATCGTTATGCGACACACAGAGGAAGGACCCAATGCGAATGTGCACGCTGAAGCTATACAGCGCATATAAACGGTGTTTGTCACGGAAGCgctaatataaaaaacactatttattaaatgcaaaaaaactctaaatattGCCTTTTTAGATAAGCACGTCACGTAACGTTACAGTGAAGAGCGGGGGCGCACAAACAGCACTGAAGATGTCTGTAACCGAAATGTTTAGCTACATCCAAGGCTTTTTGAGCGCCGAGCAAGATATCCGAGAGGTAAAACGGGTGCACTAACACGTACATTTGCGGTCGAAAGGTAGACACATGCAGACACTATATTTATGGAATTGTGTAACAAAGCAACATGAAGTGTGTCACGCAAAACGTCTATGTCAATCAGACATGGCTTCATCCGTAAAATGAATGCTAACGTTACCTTCAGGCTTACTTTGCTGTAACGTTaaattgtatatgttaaagTGTAACGTATCTGCACTAATATGTTTTTAGGACATACGAAAAGTTGTGCAAATCCTCGAACAGACGGCGAGAGAGATTCTGACTGTTCTCCAAAGTGTCCATCAACCAAGTGGATTTAAAGACAGTAAGACATGTTGAAATGCTCGGCAGTGTGTTTGTGCTCTGAATATTAGCTTTATGATGTACCTTCATTTTCTTCTCCAGTTCCCAGCAAGTGTCAGAAGGCCAGAGAGTTGTTCTGCACTGTGAGAACTAAAACTGGAGAGCTGAAAACTAAGTTCCCTGCTGAACAGTACTATCGGTTAGTGCAGATATCACTTGACctgttttaatgattaaattAGATTGTTTATAGTCTATAATTTGAAGATGCTTATGTTCTCACTTTTAGGTATCATGAACATTGGAGATTTGTTCTTCAGCGGCTTACCTTCCTTGCTGCTTTTGTGGTATACTTAGAAACAGAGTCCTTGGTTACACGTGAAGAAGTGGCAAAAATACTTGATAGTATGTAGTGATTGTGACAGTATGTATCTTGTGTAtgctttatttgtataatatttgacATATTAATACTAT is a window encoding:
- the tsn gene encoding translin, translating into MSVTEMFSYIQGFLSAEQDIREDIRKVVQILEQTAREILTVLQSVHQPSGFKDIPSKCQKARELFCTVRTKTGELKTKFPAEQYYRYHEHWRFVLQRLTFLAAFVVYLETESLVTREEVAKILDIEVDREKGFHLDIEDYLAGVLIMASELSRLAVNSVTSGDYGRPLRISNFINELDSGFRLLNLKNDPLRKRYDGLKYDVKKIEEVVYDLSIRGLAKDQETEGDK